In Maridesulfovibrio sp., the genomic stretch TGTTGTAACCGTGCTGGGTATGGAGTTCGGCGGACTGATCGCATTCGCGGTTGTAACCGAGACAATATTCTCATGGCCCGGCATGGGTAAACTGGTCATCGATTCCATCGGAGTTCTCGACCGCCCGGTTATCGTTGCTTACCTGCTGATCACCGTGACCATGTTTATCATCATCAATTTAATAGTAGACATTATTTATTCAATTCTTGATCCCCGTGTAAGACTCGGAGACCAGAATTAATTCATAACCAAAGCGGCAAATCCTTACTACAAGGTTTTGGGATTCTTAAACCCTTTTGCAAAAGGGCTTGAGCCCCCGGCAGGGCCGCCGAAGGCAGAAAATATGGCAGAAACACAAGAAATACAGCAGCCGGAAAAGGATGAATCCCTGCTCCTGCAATCGCTGAAAGAATACTTTGAAAGCAAAACCGCAACCATCGGTCTGATAGTTCTGACCCTGATGGTTGTTGTGGCGCTTATGGCTCCGTACATCTCGCCTCAAAACCCGTACGACCTGATGACCATCGATGTCATGGATTCCAAGCTTGAACCGGGCCAGAAATCAATGGATGAATCCATCACCTACTGGCTGGGAACAGACAGTCAGGGCCGCGATATGCTTAGTGCCATACTTTACGGCCTGCGTATCAGTCTCGGAGTCGGTGTTGTCAGTACGATAATCGCGCTGGTTCTCGGCTCCATAATAGGCCTCTGGTCCTCATTTATCGGCGGACGAACTGACTCGTTCATCATGAGGGTGGTTGACCTGCAACTAAGTTTCCCGGCGATTCTGGTTGCCCTGATTCTACTGGCGATTCTCGGTAAGGGGGTGGATAAAATCATCCTTTCACTGGTTATTGTCCAGTGGGCATACTACGCACGTGCCATCCGCAGTAACGTGCTGGTGGAACGCAAAAAAGAATACGTGGAAGCAGCCAAATGTCTTGCCCTGCCCCAAAGCCGCATCATGTTCGGACACGTCCTGCCCAACTGTACCCCGGAGCTGATCGTTATCTCCACCGTTAAAGTGGCAGGGGCTATAGCCCTCGAAGCCACCCTTTCCTTTCTTGGACTGGGTATGCCCATCACCCAGCCTTCACTGGGACTGCTCATTGCCAACGGTTTCAAGTATCTGCAATCCGGATACTACTGGATCAGTTTCTATCCCGGTGTGGCCCTGCTCGTCCTCATCGTATCCATCAACCTTGTTGGTGACAGGTTGCGTGACGTTCTGAACCCGAGGTTGAAAAAATGAGTGAAAACATTCTCAGCATCCAAAATCTTAAGACCTACTTTTACACCCGCGCCGGTATAGCCAAGGCCGTTGACGACATCAGTCTCGACATCGACAAAGGAGAAATAGTCGGTATTGTGGGCGAATCCGGTTCCGGTAAATCCGTAACAGGCTTCTCGATCATGGGGCTGGTGGACCCTCCGGGAGAAATTGCAGGCGGCTCTGTCAAATTCAAAGGGCAGGAAATTATCGGCCAGTCCGAGCAGGAATGGCGTAAATTCAGAGGTGCCAAGGTCTCAATGATCTTTCAGGATCCCATGATGACCCTGAACCCGGTACTGCGCATCGATACCCAGATGATGGAAGCCATTACCGCGCACGAAAAAGTCAGCAAAAACGAAGCCCGCCGCCGTTCCATCGAGGCTCTGACCATGGTCGGTATACCCTCACCGGAAAAGCGCATCAAGGCTTACCCGCACCAGTTCTCCGGCGGCATGCGCCAGCGCGTGGCCATTGCCATCGGACTGCTTAACAAGCCGGATCTGATCATTGCCGACGAACCGACCACCGCACTGGATGTAACCATTCAGAGCCAGATTCTTTCCGAAATGCAGGCACTCTGCCGCAAAACAGGAATGGCCCTGATCTGGATCACCCACGACCTCACAGTAGTAGCAGGTCTGGCTCACAAAGTGGCTGTTATGTATGCTGGACGAATTATCGAGCAGGGTAATGTTCAGGAAATCCTCGATCACCCCATGCATCCGTACACCCACGGTTTAATTGGTTCAGTGCCAAGCCGCAACAAGCGCGGCGAGCCGCTGTTCCAGATTCCTGGCATGACCCCGTCGCTGGTCAACATTCCCGAAGGCTGTTCCTTCAGGATGCGCTGCCCCTACGCAGATGATCAGTGTTTGCTCGCCCCGGAAAGAGTCGATATGGGAGACGGACGCTTAGTTCGCTGTCATCATCCATTGTAGACTATGCCTTCGGCGAGTCTGCGACGCTTTGTTTTGATGCGCTATCGCGCTTTTTGATAAAAATATTTTGCCTTCGGCGACCCTGCCGGGAGCCTTAAACCCTTTTATTAGGTTTCACTAAGTTCAACTTCAAAGTACGTCACAGTAAGCTGCTTGCGAAGCATAACTAAAACGTCTTTTGGGAAGAGGGGATAGGGTCTGGGGAAGGGGAGAAACCATTTTGGGCGTTAGCAAAAGGGTTTCTCCCCTTCCCTAGCCGCCGGAGGCAAAAAAGGATCATAACTATGAATAATAATACGCCATTTCTTAGTTGCGATAATCTTAGCCGGGTTTTTGTTAAGAAACTCGACTTTGCAGGTAAAATCGCCCAGAAGCTTGGTTCGAATATGCGCGAAGAGCGAGTTCAGGCTGTGGACAGCGTCAATCTGGACATTATGCCCGGCGAAGT encodes the following:
- a CDS encoding ABC transporter permease — its product is MAETQEIQQPEKDESLLLQSLKEYFESKTATIGLIVLTLMVVVALMAPYISPQNPYDLMTIDVMDSKLEPGQKSMDESITYWLGTDSQGRDMLSAILYGLRISLGVGVVSTIIALVLGSIIGLWSSFIGGRTDSFIMRVVDLQLSFPAILVALILLAILGKGVDKIILSLVIVQWAYYARAIRSNVLVERKKEYVEAAKCLALPQSRIMFGHVLPNCTPELIVISTVKVAGAIALEATLSFLGLGMPITQPSLGLLIANGFKYLQSGYYWISFYPGVALLVLIVSINLVGDRLRDVLNPRLKK
- a CDS encoding ABC transporter ATP-binding protein: MSENILSIQNLKTYFYTRAGIAKAVDDISLDIDKGEIVGIVGESGSGKSVTGFSIMGLVDPPGEIAGGSVKFKGQEIIGQSEQEWRKFRGAKVSMIFQDPMMTLNPVLRIDTQMMEAITAHEKVSKNEARRRSIEALTMVGIPSPEKRIKAYPHQFSGGMRQRVAIAIGLLNKPDLIIADEPTTALDVTIQSQILSEMQALCRKTGMALIWITHDLTVVAGLAHKVAVMYAGRIIEQGNVQEILDHPMHPYTHGLIGSVPSRNKRGEPLFQIPGMTPSLVNIPEGCSFRMRCPYADDQCLLAPERVDMGDGRLVRCHHPL